The DNA region ATTCTCTAGAACTCATTCGCTGGTTCAAGGGAATGATTGATGGGCCACTTTATTTCATTGATCATGGAAAAGTTCTTCAAACGATCAATCAAACCATGGACCCTTTCGTCCGTTGGTCCATATTGTTTGAACAATTGAATTCAACTGAGCGAAACAGGGTCATGGATGGACTCAGATTTTCTAATAAAGAAAAGCAAACAATTCTTAACATCTTTAAAGCTTATTCTATCATTCAAAAAGGACAGAAGATAGAGGAGTTAAAAAAATGTTTCATAGAAACAAATGAAGATGATTGTTTGAAATCGTTAGAATTGTCCTATTTACTGGGATATATTCAGAAAAAAGAACTGTTAGAATGGAAACTCACACTTTCGGAATTAAATAAACAATTAATGGTTCGGACATTAAAAGATTTAAAGGTTTCAGGAAAAGACGTACTTGAGATCGTCAAACAACCACCTGGCCCTTGGATTCACGATTTATTGCAAGAGTTATTTCATCAGGTTGTTTTTGACGGATTACCAAATCATAGAGAGATATTACTTCAAAGAATAGAAAATTTAAAGGAGAAGGTCTTTGATGAGGGAGAAGATTAAAGAAATCTTTATTCAATCCAGACATCAGTTTGTTTCAGGAGAAGAGATTAGTAAACAATTAAATATTTCAAGAACTGCGGTATGGAAACATATTGAGGAATTAAAAAAGGAAGGTTATCAATTTGAAGCAATCCGCAAAAGAGGATATCGTTTACTAAACGATCCAGATGATATATCAAAAGAACGACTAAAAGCCAATTTATCTACGCAATGGCTGGGTAAAGAGATCATTTACTTTTCTGAAGTCGATTCAACACAAAGAGTGGCCCATGAATTAGCTAAAAATGGTGTACCACACGGTACTGTAGTAATTACGGATGAGCAAACAGAGGGGAAAGGGCGTTTAGGTAGAACTTGGTTTTCAGAGAAAGGGAAAGGGATTTGGATGAGTTTCATTCTACGACCTTCCTTTGCTTATCATCAAGCTCTACAAATTACCCTTTTCACTTCAGTCGTTCTAGCAAATACGTTAAAAAAATTATATCAAAGGAATTTTTTAATCAAATGGCCAAATGATATATATATTAACGGTAAAAAAGTTTCTGGGATTCTAACAGAAATGCATGGGGAACAAGATCAGATTCACTATATGATTATTGGAATTGGCATTAACACGCATCAAATTACGTTTCCCGAAAACTTAAAAGAAATAGCGACTTCTATTCAGCAAGAAACAGGGTATATTCCAAAGCGAATCGAGTTGATTCAACATTTCTTTACAGAATTTGAACAAGATTATAGCCGCTTTGAAGGAGAAGGGTTTATGCCATTTTATAAACAATATAATGATGCATTATATGGAAAAGGAAGAAGGATACAATTAAAGCAGGTAAATCAACAAATCGAAGGAACAATTATGTGTATTGACTCAAATGGGTATTTAATTCTACAAGAAGATGATGGAAAAGAAGCGAAAGTTGTTTCGGGTGACATTTTTTTCTGATATAATCGTGTATATGAGGTAGTATCGTCAAGAACTACACTCAGCTTTTACATTTTTACATTTGAACAATTGAATGAACTATTGATATTCTGCTCTGAGCCTTAATGGACCGAGACAGAAGGAGAGAAGACTTGGACTTGTTAACCTTCTACCCGTCTATGGGCTGAAGGTTTTTTTGTTTCATTATCAATCTCGATGTTGGGCAAAAGAGTGGACAAAAATGACGGAGGTGATGAAATGGAGCAAAAAGCAATTACGACTCATGATCTCAAGCAATTAAAGGCGAAGAAAGAACCCATCACAATGGTAACTGCTTATGATTACCCCACTGCGAAATTAATTGATGAAAGTGGTATCGAAATGATATTGGTTGGTGATTCATTGGGTATGGTCGTTCTGGGATACGATACCACGATTCCGGTCACATTAGAGGATATGATCCATCATGGGAAAGCGGTAGTAAGAGGAGCAAAAAGAGCCTTTGTCGTTGTTGATATGCCCTTTTTAACTTATCATCTTGGAATTAAAAAAGCCGTCTATCATGCTGGACGAATTATTCAAGAAACAGGAGCAAAGGCAGTAAAAATCGAAGGCGGTAAGGAGATTGTTCCAGTTATTCAAGCGATTACTCAGGCTGGGATTCCTGTAGTAGGGCATATTGGTTTAACACCTCAATCGGTACATCAGCTTGGAGGTTTCAAAGTTCAAGGAAAAACGAAAGAAGATGCCTTAAAAATCATTGAAGATGCAAAAGCGTTAGAAGCCGCTGGTGTATTTAGCATTGTTCTAGAAGCTATTCCTCATGATCTAGCGAAATTAATCACGGAAACTGTTTCGGTACCCACTATTGGTATTGGTGCGGGAAATGCTTGTGACGGTCAGGTACTTGTCTTTCACGATATGATTCAATATGGGTTAGATCGATCACCCAAATTCGTAAAAATCTATGGGCAGATCGGGGAAATGATTAAAAGGAGTATATCCCAATATAAAGAAGAAGTGAAAAAGAGAAGTTTTCCAGCAAAAGAACATACATTTTCTATTCAAGAATCTGTTCTCGAACAATTATATGGGAAGGTGTAATGATGGAAGTTATCACAACAATAAGCGAAATTAGAACGAGAATAACAAAAGAAAGAAAAGCAGGAAAAGTAATTAGCCTCGTACCAACCATGGGTTATTTACACCGTGGTCATCAGAGTTTAATCGAAAAAGCTCGAGCAGAAAGTGATCTTGTGGTTGTGTCGATCTTTGTCAACCCATTACAATTTGGACCGAATGAAGATTATGATCGCTATCCAAGAGACTTGGAAAGAGACAAGGTCATAGCAGAAGTTGCAGGTGCCGATTTGATCTTTTTCCCATCTGTGAACGAGATGTATCCTGTAAAACCAAAAACCTATGTTGAAGTCAATGAGTTAACTAATCAATTATGTGGAAAATCAAGACCAGGACATTTTCGCGGAGTCACAACAGTAGTTTCAAAGCTATTTCATATTATCCAACCAGACTT from Tepidibacillus fermentans includes:
- a CDS encoding biotin--[acetyl-CoA-carboxylase] ligase, with amino-acid sequence MREKIKEIFIQSRHQFVSGEEISKQLNISRTAVWKHIEELKKEGYQFEAIRKRGYRLLNDPDDISKERLKANLSTQWLGKEIIYFSEVDSTQRVAHELAKNGVPHGTVVITDEQTEGKGRLGRTWFSEKGKGIWMSFILRPSFAYHQALQITLFTSVVLANTLKKLYQRNFLIKWPNDIYINGKKVSGILTEMHGEQDQIHYMIIGIGINTHQITFPENLKEIATSIQQETGYIPKRIELIQHFFTEFEQDYSRFEGEGFMPFYKQYNDALYGKGRRIQLKQVNQQIEGTIMCIDSNGYLILQEDDGKEAKVVSGDIFF
- the panB gene encoding 3-methyl-2-oxobutanoate hydroxymethyltransferase is translated as MEQKAITTHDLKQLKAKKEPITMVTAYDYPTAKLIDESGIEMILVGDSLGMVVLGYDTTIPVTLEDMIHHGKAVVRGAKRAFVVVDMPFLTYHLGIKKAVYHAGRIIQETGAKAVKIEGGKEIVPVIQAITQAGIPVVGHIGLTPQSVHQLGGFKVQGKTKEDALKIIEDAKALEAAGVFSIVLEAIPHDLAKLITETVSVPTIGIGAGNACDGQVLVFHDMIQYGLDRSPKFVKIYGQIGEMIKRSISQYKEEVKKRSFPAKEHTFSIQESVLEQLYGKV